The following coding sequences lie in one Vitis vinifera cultivar Pinot Noir 40024 chromosome 19, ASM3070453v1 genomic window:
- the LOC109121821 gene encoding splicing factor-like protein 1 yields MDARDQQVEDSKSTDRGKRKMDGEEDSKTSDRGKRKMDGEDVQKSQENPSQRPCPSTNQPMASQSPNIGCSQLYFHVIEIAADKVGYVVGKNRATIGGIQQSSGAWIWIESGECTPGTYRRVHLGGTREQIQSAEKDIYEVLGQCPDRRVNPIPHRHLPEPSSYGYINRPGLRPESQAAGSYPAHSSYYGDSSTQPSLWGPMPSPSGRHAAPSPGSLSIHPSNLGNHPIQPAAQYQANPSGRHPTAHWPGSLWNHPIQPAAQDHSNPSGGHPAVPWPGSLWNHPIQPAAQYQANPSAMPPAPWPGSDLPSSSSANYGYHANPSTTPATSQSGTCPAPLFDTTNNPPTHVTTQSQTTTSGMPSESSREIIPATQLHHNNPIQPEAGDEAYSSAMHASTSRKHQRK; encoded by the exons ATGGATGCAAGAGATCAACAAGTAGAAGATTCAAAATCCACCGATCGTGGAAAGAGAAAGATGGATGGAGAAGAAGATTCAAAAACCAGTGATCGTGGAAAGAGAAAGATGGATGGAGAAGACGTGCAGAAATCTCAAGAGAACCCTTCCCAGCGCCCTTGCCCTTCTACG AATCAACCGATGGCGAGCCAATCTCCAAATATCGGGTGCAGTCAGCTTTATTTTCATGTAATTGAGATTGCTGCAGACAAG GTTGGTTATGTCGTTGGAAAGAATCGTGCAACTATTGGTGGAATACAGCAATCTTCTGGAGCTTGGATTTGG ATTGAATCTGGGGAATGCACTCCCGGTACGTATAGAAGAGTGCATTTAGGCGGAACAAGAGAGCAGATTCAGTCAGCAGAAAAAGACATTTATGAGGTGCTTGGTCAG TGCCCCGATAGACGGGTCAACCCAATACCACATCGTCATCTTCCAGAGCCTTCATCTTATGGTTACATAAACCGTCCAGGCTTGCGTCCAGAATCTCAGGCTGCAGGATCTTATCCGGCACATTCTTCATACTATGGCGACTCTTCTACCCAACCATCCCTTTGGGGTCCGATGCCGAGTCCATCAGGCAGGCATGCAGCCCCTTCGCCAGGATCTTTATCTATACACCCTTCCAACTTGGGGAACCATCCCATCCAACCAGCTGCTCAGTACCAGGCAAACCCATCAGGCAGGCATCCAACAGCACATTGGCCAGGATCTTTATGGAACCACCCCATCCAACCAGCTGCTCAGGACCATTCAAACCCATCAGGCGGGCATCCAGCAGTACCTTGGCCAGGATCTTTATGGAACCATCCCATCCAACCAGCTGCTCAGTACCAGGCAAACCCATCAGCCATGCCTCCGGCACCTTGGCCAGGATCTGATCTTCCATCTTCTAGCTCTGCTAACTACGGGTATCATGCAAATCCATCGACCACGCCTGCAACATCTCAATCAGGAACATGTCCTGCACCTTTGTTCGATACTACAAATAACCCTCCTACCCATGTAACCACTCAATCTCAGACAACCACATCGGGCATGCCTTCAGAATCCTCACGAGAAATTATTCCGGCAACACAATTACATCATAACAATCCTATCCAACCAGAAGCTGGGGATGAAGCATACTCATCGGCCatgcatgcatccacctcgagAAAGCACCAGAGAAAATGA